One stretch of Muribaculum intestinale DNA includes these proteins:
- a CDS encoding aldo/keto reductase, whose amino-acid sequence MLSLTACASCTTTDDDPITENPVPDSTLGTETGKNGSVLVAYFSCIGTTEGIAEGIADITGASTFRIEAEEPYTAADLDYNVDCRANREQNNPKARPAIKSMPDGLDRYDVVFLGYPIWWGEAPRIISTFLERGDFKGKTIVPFCTSHSSGLGSSDRNLHSLAPDAVWIPGRRFAGNTAKTELEKWISGLDIKFDTDMDYSKFPLSEGKNGKAPTIRLSSGYDMPVVGLGTYSLTGDVCVNSVKSAISLGFRKIDTAHMYGNEVEVGRGVRESGVPREEIFVATKIYPNQYGNPEAAIDECLRKLDLGYVDLMLLHHPGTNDVKAYKAMERYVREGKIRSIGVSCYYIKEIDEFIRQVDIKPVLVQNEVHPYYQDTDVVPHIQNLGIAVEAWYPLGGRGHQKELLSDPVLTEIAMRHGKSVAQVILRWDLQRGVVVIPGSSNPDHMKENISIFDFELTEDEMTQIAALNRNEKHDWY is encoded by the coding sequence ATGCTTTCTCTGACAGCGTGTGCATCATGCACCACAACGGATGATGACCCCATAACTGAAAATCCGGTTCCTGATTCGACTCTAGGCACTGAAACCGGCAAAAATGGCAGCGTACTGGTGGCATACTTCTCATGTATAGGCACCACAGAAGGTATTGCCGAGGGTATAGCGGACATAACCGGGGCATCCACATTCAGAATCGAAGCGGAAGAGCCTTACACTGCCGCCGACCTCGACTATAACGTCGACTGTCGCGCCAACAGGGAGCAGAACAATCCCAAGGCTCGTCCGGCAATCAAAAGTATGCCTGACGGTCTTGACCGATACGATGTGGTTTTCCTCGGTTATCCGATATGGTGGGGAGAAGCACCGCGTATAATCAGCACCTTCCTTGAGCGCGGAGATTTCAAAGGGAAAACGATTGTGCCGTTCTGCACCTCACACTCCAGCGGTCTTGGAAGCAGCGACCGCAATCTGCATTCTCTCGCTCCGGATGCTGTCTGGATACCCGGACGACGCTTTGCGGGAAACACTGCCAAAACAGAGCTTGAAAAGTGGATTTCAGGACTTGATATAAAATTTGACACAGATATGGATTACTCTAAATTTCCTCTTTCAGAAGGAAAAAACGGTAAGGCACCCACAATCCGCCTCAGCAGCGGATATGATATGCCGGTGGTGGGTCTCGGCACATACAGCCTTACAGGCGACGTGTGCGTGAACTCGGTAAAGTCGGCTATCTCTCTCGGCTTCCGAAAGATTGACACCGCGCACATGTACGGCAACGAGGTAGAGGTGGGCCGTGGAGTGCGTGAATCGGGTGTGCCGCGTGAAGAAATCTTTGTGGCTACGAAAATATACCCCAACCAGTATGGCAACCCCGAAGCCGCCATAGATGAGTGTCTGCGCAAACTCGACCTCGGCTACGTTGACCTGATGCTTCTGCATCATCCCGGCACAAACGACGTGAAAGCCTACAAAGCGATGGAGCGATATGTCAGGGAGGGGAAAATCCGCTCCATAGGCGTGTCATGCTACTATATTAAGGAAATCGACGAGTTCATCCGTCAGGTCGATATAAAGCCTGTGCTTGTGCAGAACGAGGTTCATCCCTATTATCAGGATACCGATGTTGTTCCCCATATCCAGAATCTCGGAATAGCGGTCGAGGCATGGTATCCGTTAGGGGGCAGAGGGCATCAGAAGGAATTGCTGAGCGACCCGGTGCTGACCGAAATCGCCATGCGGCACGGCAAATCAGTCGCACAGGTCATTCTGCGCTGGGACTTGCAGCGTGGTGTTGTCGTAATTCCCGGATCAAGCAATCCCGACCACATGAAGGAGAACATCTCAATATTTGACTTCGAGTTGACCGAGGATGAGATGACGCAGATTGCCGCACTTAACCGCAACGAGAAACATGACTGGTATTGA
- a CDS encoding YncE family protein, giving the protein MLVTSCMKWDYGEEEEFTIPPHGLFITNEGNYQYGNATLSYYDPSTNTVENELFYRANGYRLGDVAQSMTIHDGKGWIVVDNSHVIFAVDTRTLKETGRIEDFTAARYIHFISDTKAYVTQLWDNRIFIIDPTTYSITGYITVPGMEADNGSTEQMVQYGKYIYCTCWSYQNSVIKIDTETDRVVDKLTVGIQPSSIAIDHNDKLWVLTDGGYDGSPYGYEAPTICRIDAETFGIEKRYTMRLGESPSELQLNGDRDKLLWINGGIWCMEINSDALPAAPLIEERSTIYYGLTVNPDNGEIYVADAIDYQQRGIIYRYSPAGSLIDQFYAGINPGAFCWN; this is encoded by the coding sequence ATGCTTGTCACTTCATGTATGAAATGGGATTATGGTGAAGAAGAGGAATTCACCATACCACCTCATGGCCTGTTTATCACCAACGAAGGCAACTACCAGTATGGAAATGCCACACTGTCTTACTATGACCCCTCGACCAATACCGTAGAAAACGAGCTGTTTTACCGTGCCAACGGATACAGGCTCGGCGATGTGGCCCAGTCCATGACTATCCACGACGGCAAAGGCTGGATTGTGGTAGACAATTCCCACGTAATATTCGCAGTGGACACACGCACACTGAAAGAGACCGGACGCATCGAGGACTTCACCGCCGCACGATACATACATTTCATAAGCGACACGAAAGCATACGTGACCCAGCTATGGGATAACCGTATATTCATCATCGACCCCACAACGTATTCCATCACAGGATATATCACCGTGCCCGGCATGGAGGCCGACAACGGGTCGACAGAGCAGATGGTGCAATATGGGAAATATATCTACTGCACATGCTGGAGCTACCAGAACAGTGTTATAAAAATCGACACCGAGACCGACCGTGTCGTCGACAAACTGACTGTGGGCATACAACCCTCATCAATCGCTATCGACCACAACGATAAGCTGTGGGTACTCACCGATGGCGGATACGACGGAAGCCCCTATGGATACGAAGCCCCGACAATCTGCCGTATCGACGCCGAGACATTCGGCATAGAGAAGCGCTACACCATGCGCCTCGGCGAATCTCCGTCGGAACTTCAGCTAAACGGCGACCGCGACAAGCTGCTATGGATAAACGGAGGGATATGGTGCATGGAAATCAATTCCGACGCACTCCCTGCAGCGCCTCTCATCGAAGAGCGAAGCACGATATATTACGGTCTGACCGTGAATCCCGACAACGGAGAGATATATGTGGCCGATGCGATTGATTACCAGCAGAGAGGCATCATATACCGCTACAGCCCCGCCGGCTCTCTTATTGACCAATTCTACGCAGGCATAAATCCCGGCGCATTCTGCTGGAACTGA
- a CDS encoding DUF4838 domain-containing protein — protein MLLPACVLSAQGQITLVRDGKPQSRIVVNSDSPVDRRAADLLQDFVGRISDAKLPVVESKKLKKGDVVIGQGSTEGLTEDGFRLADGDGILYISSGGDKGTLNGVVQLLEDYLGVQYYAADAYTLDRRSTVDISAIGDRVVNPAFRYRQSQCYAMQEDPIYRIWMRFEEPSDEFADGLWVHTFRRLLPPEEYGETHPEYYSYINGMRRPGNASQWCLTNPELFEIVAARIDSIFKANPDRNMISVSQNDGNFTNCHCEECSKIDEYEGSLSGNYVRFLNKLAERFPDKQFSTLAYLFTMHPPKHVKPLPNVNIMLCDIDTKREVPLTDNASGRDFMKALEGWSKISNNIFIWDYGINFDNMVAPFPNFPILQKNIQLFKEHNATMHFSQIGGSKGGDFSEMRAYMVSKLMWNPYLDADSLMRSFMDGYYGAASPYIYQYEKLLEGGLLASDKELWIYDSPVTHKDGMLNAKCRKRYNELFDDAERAVAGDSVLLRRVRMARLPLQYSELEIARTEQGHDPEELKQALALFDERTAEYGVPTLNERNNHPSEYCKLYMERFLPGTTVNKAAGAKITWNVPPTGRYAEIGETALTDGLYGGTTFVESWIGWEGIDGSFVIDLGEEKEFSSVSSDFLHQLGAWILLPEKVVYSISDNGVDFTHFGEKVQPEDRDPKVKFVSLGHESPSPVKARYIKVDITGVKTCPSWHYGVGYPAWFFLDEVTVD, from the coding sequence ATGCTGTTGCCTGCGTGCGTTTTGTCGGCGCAGGGGCAGATTACGCTTGTGCGCGACGGAAAGCCTCAGTCGCGTATTGTAGTTAACAGTGATTCTCCTGTCGACCGCCGTGCGGCCGACCTTCTGCAGGACTTTGTAGGGCGCATCAGTGATGCAAAGCTGCCGGTAGTCGAGTCGAAAAAACTTAAGAAGGGCGACGTAGTAATCGGTCAGGGCTCGACCGAAGGTCTTACTGAGGACGGATTCCGCCTCGCTGACGGCGATGGCATACTCTATATAAGCAGCGGCGGCGACAAGGGCACACTCAACGGTGTGGTGCAGCTGCTCGAAGACTATCTTGGCGTGCAATACTATGCCGCCGATGCCTATACTCTCGACCGTCGCTCGACCGTAGATATTTCCGCTATCGGCGACCGTGTGGTAAATCCTGCGTTCCGCTATCGTCAGAGCCAGTGCTATGCGATGCAGGAGGACCCAATCTACAGGATATGGATGCGATTTGAGGAGCCGTCCGATGAGTTTGCCGACGGTCTGTGGGTACATACATTCCGGCGTCTGCTCCCTCCGGAAGAGTATGGCGAGACGCATCCGGAGTATTACTCATATATCAACGGTATGCGTCGTCCGGGCAACGCGAGTCAATGGTGTCTCACCAATCCTGAGTTGTTTGAGATTGTTGCCGCACGCATCGACTCTATTTTCAAGGCCAACCCCGACCGCAACATGATATCCGTGAGTCAGAACGACGGCAATTTTACCAATTGCCACTGTGAGGAGTGCAGCAAGATTGACGAGTACGAGGGGAGTCTGTCGGGCAACTATGTGCGTTTCCTCAACAAACTTGCCGAGCGTTTCCCCGACAAGCAGTTCTCGACACTCGCCTATCTGTTTACGATGCATCCGCCCAAGCATGTAAAGCCTCTGCCCAATGTCAATATTATGCTGTGTGACATTGACACCAAGCGCGAGGTGCCACTTACCGACAATGCCTCGGGCCGCGACTTCATGAAGGCGCTTGAGGGGTGGTCGAAGATTTCCAACAATATCTTCATCTGGGACTACGGCATCAACTTCGACAACATGGTGGCGCCGTTCCCCAACTTCCCTATTCTTCAGAAAAACATACAGCTCTTCAAGGAGCATAACGCTACGATGCACTTCTCGCAAATCGGCGGCTCGAAAGGCGGCGACTTCTCCGAGATGAGGGCGTATATGGTGAGCAAACTGATGTGGAATCCGTATCTCGACGCCGACTCGCTCATGCGCTCGTTTATGGATGGCTACTACGGTGCGGCCTCCCCGTATATCTACCAGTATGAGAAGCTGCTTGAGGGTGGCCTGCTCGCCAGCGACAAGGAACTGTGGATCTACGATTCGCCGGTCACTCACAAGGACGGAATGCTCAATGCCAAGTGTCGCAAGCGCTACAACGAGCTGTTTGACGATGCCGAGCGTGCCGTTGCCGGCGATTCGGTGCTGCTGCGCCGTGTGCGCATGGCGCGCCTCCCACTCCAGTATTCCGAGCTTGAAATCGCACGTACCGAGCAGGGGCACGACCCGGAGGAGCTGAAGCAGGCTCTTGCCCTGTTTGACGAGCGCACTGCCGAATACGGAGTGCCCACACTCAACGAGCGCAACAATCATCCTTCGGAATATTGCAAGCTGTACATGGAGCGCTTCCTGCCAGGCACAACTGTCAACAAGGCCGCTGGCGCAAAGATAACCTGGAACGTGCCTCCTACAGGGCGATATGCCGAAATCGGAGAGACAGCCCTTACCGACGGCCTATACGGAGGCACCACCTTCGTCGAGAGCTGGATAGGGTGGGAAGGTATCGATGGCTCGTTTGTGATTGACCTTGGCGAGGAAAAAGAGTTTTCGTCGGTTTCCTCCGACTTTCTCCATCAGCTTGGGGCATGGATTCTTCTGCCGGAGAAGGTGGTCTACAGCATTTCAGACAATGGCGTCGACTTCACCCATTTCGGCGAGAAGGTGCAGCCTGAGGACCGTGACCCTAAGGTGAAATTCGTATCGCTCGGCCATGAGTCGCCCTCGCCTGTAAAAGCCCGCTACATAAAGGTCGACATAACAGGCGTGAAGACCTGCCCGTCGTGGCACTATGGCGTGGGATATCCCGCATGGTTCTTCCTTGACGAAGTTACCGTCGACTGA
- a CDS encoding GNAT family N-acetyltransferase — protein sequence MADKNPDAPAIIEEDRIVRYSQPDKMIELKRITALPTLMHWRAEVIRNVSGVEPHPRMLVANRQYYRKHIADDTHLAFVAEYDGVECGCGAVCFTEELPSPNNPTGRCAYLMNIYVRELFRNKGIAHHIITRLVDEARGRGCGKIYLETTSDEGGKCKIVPNARSLFSGASIYRKYLHIAIVPVNQI from the coding sequence ATGGCAGACAAAAATCCGGACGCACCGGCCATAATTGAAGAAGACCGCATCGTCAGATATTCACAGCCTGATAAGATGATTGAGTTAAAAAGGATAACGGCTCTGCCGACCCTGATGCACTGGCGCGCTGAAGTTATAAGGAATGTGTCTGGTGTCGAGCCTCATCCGCGTATGCTCGTTGCCAACCGGCAGTACTATCGCAAGCATATCGCAGATGACACACACCTGGCTTTTGTAGCTGAATACGACGGAGTGGAATGTGGCTGCGGAGCAGTATGCTTTACCGAAGAACTTCCATCGCCCAACAATCCGACGGGTCGATGTGCATATCTTATGAACATATATGTCCGTGAGCTTTTCCGCAACAAAGGCATCGCACATCATATAATCACGCGATTGGTCGATGAAGCCCGCGGGAGAGGCTGCGGGAAGATATATCTTGAAACCACTTCTGACGAAGGTGGCAAATGCAAGATTGTGCCAAACGCAAGGTCCCTGTTTTCTGGCGCTTCCATTTATCGCAAGTATCTTCATATTGCCATTGTTCCCGTTAATCAGATTTGA
- a CDS encoding sugar O-acetyltransferase, with translation MATDIIERMRNGEHISETAPELLCDEIENTRRLIAELNTGYHTPDEIRAILERIWGQRLDSTVRMFPPFYTALGKMTTVGKEVFINFGCTFLDQGGITLEDGVFIGPGVKIATEGHPEEPERRHSLITAPIVIRRNAWIGAGAIILPGVTIGENAIVAAGAVVKKDVADNTIVAGIPARYIRHINT, from the coding sequence ATGGCAACTGATATTATTGAACGTATGAGAAACGGCGAGCACATATCCGAGACTGCTCCCGAACTTCTCTGTGACGAGATTGAGAATACCCGTCGGCTTATCGCCGAGTTGAACACCGGCTACCATACGCCCGACGAGATACGCGCCATTCTGGAACGCATCTGGGGGCAGAGGCTTGACAGCACGGTGAGGATGTTCCCGCCGTTTTATACCGCTCTCGGCAAAATGACAACGGTAGGCAAGGAGGTTTTTATAAACTTCGGATGCACCTTTCTCGATCAGGGCGGCATAACGCTGGAGGACGGAGTGTTTATCGGACCCGGTGTGAAAATCGCGACCGAAGGACATCCTGAAGAACCTGAAAGACGACATTCACTGATTACAGCCCCGATTGTGATTCGCCGTAACGCATGGATTGGAGCCGGAGCGATAATACTGCCCGGTGTCACCATCGGTGAAAATGCCATAGTAGCCGCCGGTGCTGTCGTAAAAAAGGATGTCGCTGATAATACAATCGTCGCAGGAATACCCGCAAGGTATATCCGACATATAAATACTTGA
- a CDS encoding iron-containing alcohol dehydrogenase — MLGNFVYANPTKLFFGDEAQKNLAKALMPFGKKVLLTYGGGSIKRNGVYDDVISALKSAGKEVVELPGVMPNPTVEKLNEGIKVARENNVDFILAVGGGSTIDYAKAVSVSAWYNGDAWQRFWVKQEDPTPGERIIPVGAVLTMAGTGSEMNGGSVITNHAARMKIGKVFGVDVMPKFAVLNPKYTFSLPQRQMVAGIFDTMSHILEQYFSGDDDSTSDYLAEGLMRSVIASSRVAVKNPEDYEARSNLMWSATWALNTLIGEGKPQDWMVHMIGQAIGAYTDATHGMTLSGVSVAYYRHIMRYGLKRFVRFAEVIWGVIPEGKTDEQIASEGIDALESWIKEIGAASEITSLGVTPDMLDRIADSTIILTGGYQTLDHAEIVDILRNSL, encoded by the coding sequence ATGTTAGGAAATTTTGTATATGCCAACCCCACTAAGCTATTCTTTGGTGACGAAGCACAGAAAAATCTCGCAAAGGCTCTCATGCCTTTCGGCAAGAAAGTATTACTCACTTATGGCGGAGGCTCCATCAAGCGTAATGGAGTCTATGATGATGTCATATCCGCGCTCAAATCCGCCGGCAAAGAAGTGGTGGAACTACCCGGCGTAATGCCTAATCCTACGGTTGAAAAACTGAACGAGGGCATTAAGGTTGCGCGTGAAAACAACGTGGATTTCATTCTTGCCGTAGGCGGAGGCTCAACAATCGACTATGCCAAAGCTGTCAGCGTTTCGGCGTGGTATAACGGTGATGCATGGCAGCGATTCTGGGTAAAACAGGAAGACCCGACTCCCGGAGAAAGAATAATCCCGGTAGGTGCTGTTCTGACAATGGCCGGTACCGGCTCGGAGATGAACGGAGGCTCGGTAATCACCAACCACGCCGCCAGGATGAAAATCGGCAAGGTATTCGGCGTAGATGTGATGCCTAAGTTTGCAGTACTCAATCCAAAATATACTTTTAGTCTGCCACAACGCCAGATGGTAGCCGGAATATTCGACACCATGAGCCACATTTTGGAACAGTATTTCTCCGGCGATGACGACAGTACGTCCGATTATCTCGCCGAAGGACTTATGCGCTCTGTAATCGCATCAAGCCGTGTGGCAGTTAAAAATCCGGAGGATTATGAAGCCCGCTCCAATCTCATGTGGTCGGCCACATGGGCACTCAACACCCTTATCGGAGAGGGCAAGCCACAGGACTGGATGGTTCACATGATAGGTCAGGCCATAGGTGCATATACTGACGCAACACACGGCATGACTCTTTCAGGTGTATCAGTGGCATACTACCGCCACATCATGAGATACGGACTGAAACGCTTTGTGCGTTTTGCAGAAGTAATCTGGGGCGTTATTCCTGAAGGAAAAACCGATGAGCAGATAGCCTCTGAGGGTATTGACGCACTTGAATCATGGATAAAGGAAATCGGTGCAGCTTCCGAAATAACATCGCTCGGTGTCACACCCGACATGCTTGACCGCATCGCCGATTCCACCATCATTCTGACCGGCGGCTATCAGACTCTTGACCATGCCGAGATTGTTGACATTCTTCGCAATAGCCTCTGA
- a CDS encoding helix-turn-helix domain-containing protein: MDERKLFIECLDRIKNEIEHPVDNHTAEIVASHIQVLLDYLSRFYERQFITRRKVNSDVLTKFEKALKEYYADGHGKDGVPTVNYFAEIVNLTPGYFGDLVKKETGKTAQELISLRIIEFAKQQLTATDDDISIVAYDLGFQYPQHFSRMFKRVTGISPTQFRKQISIGYN, from the coding sequence TTGGATGAGCGGAAATTGTTTATCGAATGTCTTGACCGTATAAAGAATGAGATAGAGCATCCTGTCGATAATCACACTGCTGAGATTGTGGCCAGCCACATCCAGGTGCTCCTTGATTATTTGTCACGTTTTTATGAGCGTCAGTTTATCACTCGCCGTAAGGTCAATTCGGATGTATTGACAAAATTTGAAAAGGCGCTGAAGGAGTACTATGCCGACGGTCATGGCAAAGATGGAGTGCCTACTGTGAATTATTTTGCTGAGATAGTAAATCTGACACCCGGCTATTTCGGCGATCTGGTAAAGAAGGAAACCGGCAAAACCGCACAGGAACTGATATCACTCAGGATTATAGAATTTGCCAAGCAGCAGCTTACTGCCACGGATGATGATATTAGTATCGTTGCATATGACCTTGGATTTCAGTATCCGCAACATTTCTCCAGAATGTTTAAGCGGGTTACCGGAATAAGTCCCACGCAGTTTCGCAAACAGATAAGCATCGGCTATAATTAG
- a CDS encoding IS5 family transposase, producing MHEINLYQTHLTEGQWSYINKEFLENDRRKRKYSLQSVFEAILYLLASGCQWRRLPHDYPAWKSVYYYYHKWRQEGRVEHFLEKLVRKIRRKRGQASSPSVGAMDAQSVRWGSRQGDNGYDGNKKVKGVKRNIITDRNGFILARKVCNAGIHDSKMAHDLCGLADDVWEDLRKVLSDRGYRGDVDKDIEKDFGIELEVSNTPNGVKGFLPKPLRWVVERTFAWLDSCRRLARNYEILNESAEEMIDFAAIKFLINKI from the coding sequence ATGCACGAAATCAATCTCTATCAGACACATCTGACCGAGGGTCAGTGGTCTTATATAAACAAAGAATTCCTTGAAAATGATAGACGCAAGAGAAAATATTCACTACAATCAGTTTTTGAAGCTATCCTCTACCTATTGGCCAGCGGTTGTCAATGGCGAAGGTTGCCTCACGACTATCCCGCGTGGAAAAGTGTCTATTATTACTACCATAAATGGAGACAAGAGGGTCGTGTCGAGCATTTCCTTGAGAAACTCGTCAGAAAGATACGTCGCAAACGCGGCCAGGCATCAAGTCCGAGTGTTGGCGCGATGGATGCCCAAAGTGTCAGATGGGGTAGCAGACAGGGAGATAACGGATATGACGGCAACAAAAAAGTCAAGGGTGTCAAAAGGAATATCATCACCGACCGCAATGGCTTCATCCTTGCGAGGAAAGTCTGTAACGCTGGTATTCACGATTCAAAAATGGCTCATGATCTATGCGGACTGGCGGATGATGTATGGGAAGACCTGCGCAAGGTATTGTCCGACCGAGGGTATCGGGGAGACGTGGACAAAGACATTGAAAAAGACTTCGGCATCGAGCTTGAGGTATCCAATACCCCCAATGGAGTTAAGGGATTCCTGCCAAAGCCGCTCAGATGGGTGGTTGAGAGGACTTTCGCATGGCTTGACTCTTGCCGCAGACTCGCCCGGAACTATGAGATACTGAATGAATCAGCGGAAGAAATGATTGATTTCGCTGCCATAAAATTTTTAATCAATAAAATTTAG
- a CDS encoding TonB-dependent receptor plug domain-containing protein: MSIATPAIAQKTYRLGEVIYTAKRPMKDIGIQKTVLDSSMLKENIALSMADVLTFNSSIFVKSHGRATLSTVAFRGTSPSHTQVTWNGMRINSPMLGMTDFSTIPSFFIDRASLLHGTSSVNETGGGLGGLVKLATSSDINDGLGLQYVQGIGSFSTFDEFARVTYGSDKWKVSTRAVYSSSPNDYTYINHDKKLNIYDDNHNIISQYHPKERNRNASFKDFHLLQEVYYNTLHGDHFGMNAWYTSSNRELPLLTTDYGESDFENRQREQTIRGILSWNHIRSSWKAGVKGGYIHTWMAYDYRRETANDNWTTMTRSRSHINTFYAQAEGEYTPSRKWYFTANLSAHQQFVRSEDRNIQLQDANRAIIGYDKGRIELSGAVSAKWQPCERLGMSAVMREDMYGSTWAPLIPAFFIDGIVSHTGNIMLKGSISRNYRFPTLNDLYFLPGGNPDLKSEHGFSYDLGATFSTGKPGVFSIDGGATWFDSHISDWIIWLPTTKGFFSPRNVKKVHAYGIETKINIGIQPIKDWHLDLNASYSWTPSINEGDKMSDADRSVGKQLPYVPRHSASLTGRLSWHSWAFLYKWVYYSRRFTMSSNEYTLTGHLPEYFMNNISLEKSFSFRPADLSLKLAVNNLFNEDYLSVLSHPMPGINFEFFISITPKLPSKK; encoded by the coding sequence ATGTCGATTGCGACACCGGCCATAGCACAAAAGACCTATCGGCTCGGCGAAGTAATCTATACCGCCAAACGGCCGATGAAAGATATCGGCATACAGAAAACCGTGCTCGACTCATCCATGCTGAAAGAGAACATCGCACTGTCGATGGCCGATGTGCTGACATTTAATTCGTCGATTTTCGTCAAGAGCCACGGACGCGCCACTCTGTCGACTGTGGCATTCCGCGGCACATCGCCAAGCCACACACAAGTGACATGGAACGGAATGCGCATCAACAGCCCTATGCTGGGCATGACCGATTTCTCTACGATTCCGTCGTTTTTTATCGACCGGGCATCACTGCTCCACGGCACATCGTCGGTCAACGAGACAGGCGGCGGCCTGGGAGGCCTTGTAAAACTGGCCACATCGTCCGACATCAACGACGGGCTCGGATTGCAATACGTGCAGGGCATAGGCTCGTTCAGCACTTTCGATGAATTCGCACGTGTCACCTATGGCAGTGACAAATGGAAAGTGTCGACACGCGCCGTATACTCCTCGTCGCCCAACGACTATACATACATCAATCACGACAAGAAACTTAACATATACGACGACAACCACAATATCATATCCCAGTATCACCCGAAAGAGCGCAACCGCAACGCCTCGTTCAAGGATTTCCATCTGCTTCAGGAAGTATACTACAACACCCTGCACGGCGACCATTTCGGCATGAACGCATGGTATACAAGCTCAAATCGTGAATTGCCACTGCTGACTACCGACTACGGCGAGTCAGACTTCGAGAACCGTCAGCGCGAACAGACCATACGCGGCATACTCTCATGGAATCACATCAGGAGCTCCTGGAAAGCAGGAGTGAAAGGCGGGTATATACACACATGGATGGCCTATGACTATCGCCGCGAGACAGCCAATGACAACTGGACCACCATGACGCGCTCGCGCAGCCACATCAACACATTCTACGCCCAGGCCGAAGGTGAATATACCCCATCACGCAAATGGTATTTTACAGCCAATCTGTCGGCACACCAGCAATTCGTGCGCAGCGAAGACCGCAACATACAGCTCCAGGATGCCAACCGCGCCATTATCGGATATGACAAGGGCCGGATTGAACTTTCAGGCGCGGTATCGGCAAAATGGCAGCCGTGCGAACGCCTGGGCATGTCAGCCGTGATGCGCGAGGATATGTATGGGAGCACATGGGCACCGCTCATACCCGCTTTTTTCATCGACGGCATCGTGTCGCACACCGGCAACATCATGCTGAAGGGTTCCATATCGCGCAACTACCGGTTTCCCACCCTCAACGACCTGTACTTTCTGCCGGGCGGCAATCCCGACCTGAAAAGCGAACATGGATTCAGCTACGACCTCGGGGCCACATTCAGCACAGGAAAGCCCGGAGTGTTCTCCATTGACGGAGGGGCGACATGGTTTGACAGTCACATCAGCGACTGGATAATCTGGCTCCCGACGACAAAGGGATTCTTCTCGCCCCGAAATGTAAAGAAAGTACACGCATACGGCATCGAGACAAAGATAAATATCGGAATACAGCCGATTAAAGACTGGCACTTAGACCTCAACGCGTCATACTCATGGACTCCGTCGATAAACGAGGGAGACAAAATGTCAGACGCCGACCGTTCCGTAGGAAAGCAGCTTCCATACGTGCCACGCCATTCGGCCTCGCTGACAGGACGTCTCTCGTGGCACTCTTGGGCTTTTCTATACAAGTGGGTATATTATTCGCGGCGATTCACCATGTCAAGCAACGAATATACTCTTACCGGCCACCTGCCAGAATACTTCATGAACAATATATCGCTTGAAAAAAGTTTCTCATTCCGTCCCGCCGACCTGTCATTGAAACTCGCTGTAAACAATCTTTTCAACGAAGACTACCTGTCGGTGCTGTCACATCCGATGCCCGGGATAAACTTTGAATTCTTCATCTCAATTACGCCCAAACTGCCGTCTAAGAAATAA